One segment of Schistocerca cancellata isolate TAMUIC-IGC-003103 chromosome 2, iqSchCanc2.1, whole genome shotgun sequence DNA contains the following:
- the LOC126163033 gene encoding uncharacterized protein LOC126163033, producing MSEYYSEVVKVSSRMNDSRVQILKIFPVFTVLFSLWVLYVTLRVLDETGQSILVFALLLLQVYLNWLALLLGNRNCTASRSQDKSYFSWELLSDASDDYDFSNSSPPWNSNSEKNVEENKFYDYDFVSNTDIAMQRIWYCPRCCQNSFIKCSHCSVCKKCIIERDHHCFFLGTCISMKNITYFIILLIYTGLTSSYVTLLLCNKMNLLDSSTTVLMEHFFPVSFAKWLSGEEYINNLIEKLLLNVCVSLALFSLAFAAYYLCKAARSKTLQKPHKQRDNISFLKFARNNASHFRKHNFVNLIFPMILMRYLPFNVASNTHKEN from the coding sequence ATGAGCGAATACTACAGTGAAGTAGTGAAAGTAAGTTCGAGGATGAATGACAGTCGTGTACAGATATTGAAGATATTTCCAGTATTTACTGTCCTGTTTTCATTATGGGTTCTGTATGTGACGCTTAGAGTTCTTGATGAAACTGGACAAAGTATTTTGGTTTTCGCATTGTTGCTATTGCAAGTCTATTTAAACTGGTTGGCACTGCTACTTGGAAACCGCAACTGCACAGCTTCAAGAAGTCAAGATAAAAGCTACTTCAGTTGGGAACTACTGAGTGATGCTTCCGATGATTACGACTTCAGTAACTCATCACCTCCGTGGAATAGTAACAGCGAAAAGAATGTTGAGGAAAACAAGTTTTATGATTACGATTTTGTTTCGAACACAGACATTGCAATGCAAAGAATTTGGTATTGCCCTCGCTGCTGTCAGAATTCTTTCATAAAATGTTCCCATTGCTCAGTGTGTAAGAAATGCATTATTGAGCGGGATCATCATTGTTTTTTCTTGGGAACGTGTATTAGCATGAAAAATatcacatacttcattattctgttAATTTACACTGGTCTAACATCTTCTTATGTCACTCTGTTGTTGTGCAACAAAATGAATTTGCTTGACTCCTCTACTACAGTGTTAATGGAGCACTTCTTTCCAGTATCATTTGCGAAATGGCTATCGGGCGAAGAATATATAAATAACCTAATAGAAAAATTGCTGTTGAATGTGTGCGTGTCGTTGGCTCTATTTAGTTTGGCATTTGCCGCCTACTATTTGTGCAAAGCAGCAAGAAGTAAAACTTTACAAAAGCCACATAAGCAACGGGACAATATTTCCTTCCTGAAATTTGCAAGAAACAATGCATCGCATTTTAGAAAGCATAATTTCGTTAATTTAATATTCCCAATGATTCTAATGAGGTATTTGCCTTTCAACGTAGCGTCCAACACCCACAAAGAAAATTAA